A section of the Streptomyces sp. Je 1-369 genome encodes:
- the glp gene encoding gephyrin-like molybdotransferase Glp gives MSSSTTTPTAGQDSFWSVEEHLDDILEAVRPLEPIELQLLDAQGCVLVEDVTVPVSLPPFDNSSMDGYAVRVADVAGASEEFPAVLTVVGDVAAGAGSQPTVGPGRAARIMTGAPLPPGAEAVVPVEWTDGGLGEGPVSGMRAHSAAPEGASGEVRVHRPAEARAHVRARGSDVQAGDRALAAGAVLGPPQIALLAAIGRGTVKVRPRPRVVVMSTGSELIPPGEQLADGQIYDSNSFALTAAARDAGAIAYRVGAVADDAETLRSTIEDQLIRADLIVTTGGVSVGAYDVVKEALSAIGDPDDEDGIGAGSGVEFRKIAMQPGKPQGFGSIGPDHTPLLALPGNPVSSYVSFELFVRPAIRTLMGLPEVHRTTTRAELLSDKALSSPEGRRQFLRGRYDAEAGRVTPVGGSGSHLIAALAHANALIVIPEDTTSVEPAAEVEVVLLG, from the coding sequence TTGAGCAGCAGCACGACGACACCGACCGCCGGCCAGGACTCGTTCTGGTCGGTGGAAGAGCATCTGGACGACATCCTCGAAGCCGTCCGCCCGCTCGAACCCATCGAGCTCCAACTCCTCGACGCGCAGGGCTGCGTCCTGGTCGAGGACGTGACGGTGCCCGTTTCGCTGCCGCCCTTCGACAACAGCTCCATGGACGGGTACGCGGTGCGGGTCGCCGATGTCGCGGGCGCGAGCGAGGAGTTCCCCGCCGTCCTCACGGTCGTCGGCGACGTGGCCGCGGGCGCGGGCTCGCAGCCCACCGTCGGCCCCGGCCGGGCCGCCCGCATCATGACCGGCGCCCCGCTGCCGCCCGGCGCCGAGGCCGTCGTCCCCGTGGAGTGGACCGACGGAGGCCTGGGCGAGGGCCCCGTCTCCGGCATGCGCGCCCACAGCGCCGCCCCTGAGGGCGCGTCCGGCGAGGTCCGCGTGCACCGCCCCGCCGAGGCCCGCGCGCACGTCAGGGCCCGCGGCAGCGACGTCCAGGCGGGCGACCGCGCCCTGGCCGCGGGCGCCGTCCTCGGCCCGCCGCAGATCGCCCTGCTCGCCGCGATCGGCCGCGGTACGGTCAAGGTGCGCCCCCGTCCGCGCGTGGTCGTCATGTCCACCGGCAGCGAACTGATCCCCCCGGGAGAACAGTTGGCGGACGGCCAGATCTACGACTCCAACAGCTTCGCCCTCACCGCCGCGGCCCGCGACGCCGGAGCCATCGCCTACCGCGTGGGCGCCGTCGCCGACGACGCCGAGACACTGCGCTCCACCATCGAGGACCAGCTGATCCGCGCCGACCTCATCGTCACCACGGGCGGCGTGAGCGTAGGGGCGTACGACGTCGTGAAGGAGGCACTCTCCGCCATCGGCGACCCCGACGACGAGGACGGCATCGGGGCGGGCAGCGGCGTCGAGTTCCGCAAGATCGCCATGCAGCCCGGCAAGCCCCAGGGGTTCGGCTCCATCGGCCCCGACCACACACCGCTGCTCGCGCTGCCGGGCAACCCGGTCTCCTCGTACGTCTCCTTCGAGCTCTTCGTGCGCCCCGCGATCCGCACCCTCATGGGCCTGCCCGAGGTGCACAGGACCACCACGCGCGCGGAGCTCCTCTCGGACAAGGCGCTGTCCTCTCCCGAGGGACGCCGCCAGTTCCTGCGCGGGCGGTACGACGCCGAGGCGGGCCGCGTGACGCCCGTCGGCGGGTCGGGATCACATCTGATCGCCGCCCTCGCGCACGCGAACGCGCTGATCGTCATCCCTGAGGACACCACTTCCGTGGAGCCCGCCGCGGAGGTCGAAGTGGTCCTGCTCGGCTGA
- the galU gene encoding UTP--glucose-1-phosphate uridylyltransferase GalU — protein sequence MTESHPPHARITKAVIPAAGLGTRFLPATKATPKEMLPVVDKPAIQYVVEEAVSAGLDDVLMITGRNKRPLEDHFDRNYELESALLKKGDEARLAKVQESSDLATMHYVRQGDPRGLGHAVLCAAPHVGNEPFAVLLGDDLIDPRDPLLARMVEIQERHGGSVVALMEVAPEQIHLYGCAAVDATEDGDVVKVTDLVEKPDVADAPSNYAIIGRYVLDPAVFDVLRETEPGRGGEIQLTDALQQLAADEKVGGPVHGVVFKGRRYDTGDRGDYLRAIVRLACEREDLGPDFQSWLRSYVTEEM from the coding sequence ATGACTGAGTCTCACCCCCCCCACGCGCGGATCACCAAGGCGGTCATCCCCGCCGCAGGTCTCGGCACGCGCTTCCTGCCGGCCACCAAGGCCACTCCCAAGGAGATGCTGCCGGTCGTCGACAAGCCGGCGATCCAGTACGTGGTCGAGGAGGCCGTGTCCGCGGGTCTCGACGACGTCCTCATGATCACGGGACGCAACAAGCGCCCGCTGGAGGACCATTTCGACCGCAACTACGAACTGGAATCGGCCCTCCTGAAGAAGGGCGACGAGGCGCGCCTCGCCAAGGTCCAGGAGTCCAGCGACCTCGCGACGATGCACTACGTCCGCCAGGGCGACCCCAGGGGGCTCGGTCACGCCGTCCTGTGCGCCGCTCCGCACGTCGGCAACGAGCCGTTCGCCGTGCTCCTCGGCGACGACCTGATCGACCCGCGCGACCCGCTCCTCGCCCGCATGGTCGAGATCCAGGAGAGGCACGGCGGCAGCGTCGTCGCCCTCATGGAGGTCGCCCCCGAGCAGATCCACCTCTACGGCTGCGCCGCCGTCGACGCCACCGAGGACGGCGACGTCGTCAAGGTCACCGACCTGGTCGAGAAGCCCGACGTCGCCGACGCCCCGTCGAACTACGCGATCATCGGGCGCTACGTACTCGACCCCGCCGTCTTCGACGTACTGCGCGAGACCGAGCCGGGCCGCGGCGGCGAGATCCAGCTCACCGACGCCCTCCAGCAGCTCGCGGCGGACGAGAAGGTCGGCGGCCCGGTGCACGGCGTGGTCTTCAAGGGCCGCCGCTATGACACCGGCGACCGCGGCGACTATCTGCGTGCCATTGTCAGACTCGCGTGCGAACGTGAAGATCTGGGACCGGACTTCCAGTCCTGGCTTCGCAGTTACGTCACCGAGGAGATGTAG
- a CDS encoding 5-formyltetrahydrofolate cyclo-ligase yields the protein MNGTSGTETGGQPTKRTLRRDFLAVRSGLTEDDARKAAAVLAERALGLPELADARTVAAYVSMGGEPGTGPLLDALHARGTRVLLPVLLPDNDLDWGAYGGAGSLTRVQHPGKIDLLEPSGPRLGPDAVLEADAVLLPGLAVDARGMRLGRGGGSYDRVLTRLERAAADPALVVLLYDSEVVAHLPDEEHDRPVHAVVSPSGARRFR from the coding sequence ATGAACGGAACCAGCGGTACCGAGACCGGAGGACAGCCAACCAAGCGCACGTTGCGGCGAGACTTCCTCGCGGTGAGAAGCGGGTTGACGGAGGATGACGCACGGAAGGCGGCCGCGGTTCTCGCCGAGCGCGCACTCGGCCTGCCGGAGCTCGCCGACGCGCGGACGGTCGCCGCGTACGTGTCCATGGGCGGCGAGCCCGGCACCGGTCCGCTGCTCGACGCCCTCCACGCGCGCGGGACCCGCGTCCTGCTTCCGGTGCTGCTCCCGGACAACGACCTGGACTGGGGCGCGTACGGCGGGGCCGGCTCCCTGACCCGCGTACAACACCCCGGGAAGATCGACCTCTTGGAGCCGTCCGGGCCGCGGCTCGGGCCGGACGCCGTCCTGGAGGCGGACGCCGTGCTGCTGCCGGGGCTCGCCGTGGACGCGCGCGGGATGCGGCTCGGGCGGGGCGGCGGATCGTACGACCGCGTCCTCACCCGGCTGGAGCGCGCGGCCGCGGATCCCGCGCTCGTGGTGCTCCTGTACGACTCCGAAGTCGTCGCCCACCTCCCCGACGAGGAGCACGACCGGCCGGTGCACGCCGTCGTGTCGCCGTCGGGGGCGCGCCGGTTCCGCTGA
- a CDS encoding penicillin acylase family protein, whose amino-acid sequence MPSNTNASSSGHKAGKKKGRRARLVVIVLVLAIVGGIGFGAYWSVSTVRASFPQTKGTIKLDGLAGPVDVKRDGNGIPQIYAESDADLFMAQGFVQAQDRFWEMDVRRHMTSGRLSEMFGKSQVKTDEFLRTLGWHRVAKKEYDSKLSPETKKYLQAYAKGVNAYLAGKDGKDISVEYAALGFENDYKPHEWTPVDSVAWLKAMAWDLRGNMQDEIDRSLMTSRLGPSQIKDLYPEYPYKRNKPVVREGAYSSVTGEYDPEAKPTGTQSGAGGTGTGTSGTGTGTGGTGTGGTGTGTGTGTGTGTGGAAGTGLAGGTEAPNGLQSQLNGVSNALDEVPAILGPNGNGIGSNSWVVSGKHTITGKPLLANDPHLAPQLPSVWYQMGLHCRSVSEKCQYDVSGYTFAGMPGVVIGHNKNIAWGMTNLGADVTDLYLEKFTGDGYQYDGKVKPFISREETIKVAGGKEKKITVRETNNGPLISDRDDELVKVGKKAGVDTAAPDRGDGYGVALRWTALNPGKSMDAVFELNRAKDFTEFRKAAASFEVPSQNLIYADTDGNIGYQAPGRIPKRGKGDGSLPAPGWDRAYRWTGYIPQDALPYEYNPKRGYIVTANQAVIDDRDQADYPYKLTSDWGYGARSQRIDDLIQSKIKNGGKVSTEDMRLMQMDNSSEIAKLLVPKLLKIDVKDKYVREAQKLLEGWDYTQDADSAAAAYFNSVWRNILKLAIGNKLPKELRVKGQCLNVEPAGNTGPADEGKKVRECGERDADSAQPDGGDRYYEVIRKIIDDETNDWWKTPGTRTDEATKTRDQLFKRALEDARWDLTAKLGKDVDSWSWGRLHRLELKNQTLGTEGPGWLQWVLNRGPWNLGGGEAAVNATGWNAAGGYGVLWVPSMRMVVNLKDLDKSKWINLTGASGHAYNDHYTDQTEKWTKGELLPWAFTDKAVEDSTSDKLVLRP is encoded by the coding sequence ATGCCCTCCAACACCAACGCCTCGTCTTCCGGTCATAAGGCCGGCAAGAAGAAGGGGCGCCGAGCCCGACTCGTCGTGATCGTCCTGGTCCTGGCCATCGTCGGAGGCATCGGCTTCGGCGCGTACTGGAGCGTCAGCACCGTGCGCGCCTCCTTCCCGCAGACCAAGGGAACGATCAAGCTCGATGGTCTCGCCGGTCCCGTCGACGTGAAGCGCGACGGGAACGGAATCCCGCAGATCTACGCCGAGTCCGACGCGGATCTCTTCATGGCCCAGGGCTTCGTCCAGGCGCAGGACCGCTTCTGGGAGATGGACGTCCGCCGTCACATGACCTCCGGGCGGCTCTCCGAGATGTTCGGGAAGAGCCAGGTCAAGACCGATGAATTCCTGCGCACGCTCGGCTGGCACCGGGTGGCGAAGAAGGAGTACGACTCCAAGCTCTCGCCGGAGACGAAGAAGTACCTCCAGGCGTACGCCAAGGGAGTCAACGCCTACCTCGCCGGCAAGGACGGCAAGGACATCTCCGTCGAGTACGCGGCGCTCGGTTTCGAGAACGACTACAAGCCGCACGAGTGGACGCCCGTCGACTCCGTGGCGTGGCTCAAGGCCATGGCCTGGGACCTGCGCGGCAACATGCAGGACGAGATCGACCGCTCGCTGATGACGAGCCGCCTCGGCCCGTCGCAGATCAAGGACCTGTACCCCGAGTACCCGTACAAGCGGAACAAGCCCGTCGTCCGGGAGGGCGCCTACAGCAGCGTCACCGGCGAGTACGACCCCGAGGCCAAACCCACCGGCACCCAGTCCGGAGCCGGTGGCACCGGCACGGGCACATCCGGAACAGGAACCGGAACCGGCGGTACGGGAACCGGCGGGACCGGCACCGGCACTGGAACCGGCACCGGCACTGGCACCGGCGGCGCCGCCGGTACGGGCCTCGCGGGCGGCACCGAAGCGCCCAACGGGCTGCAGTCGCAGCTCAACGGCGTCTCCAACGCCCTGGACGAGGTTCCGGCCATCCTGGGACCGAACGGCAACGGCATCGGCTCGAACTCCTGGGTCGTCTCCGGCAAGCACACCATCACCGGAAAGCCGCTCCTCGCGAACGACCCGCACCTGGCGCCGCAGCTGCCCTCCGTCTGGTACCAGATGGGCCTGCACTGCCGTTCGGTCTCCGAGAAGTGCCAGTACGACGTCTCGGGCTACACGTTCGCCGGCATGCCCGGCGTGGTCATCGGCCACAACAAGAACATCGCCTGGGGCATGACGAACCTGGGCGCCGACGTCACGGACCTGTACCTGGAGAAGTTCACCGGGGACGGCTACCAGTACGACGGCAAGGTGAAGCCCTTCATCTCCCGCGAGGAGACCATCAAGGTCGCGGGCGGCAAGGAAAAGAAGATCACGGTCCGCGAGACCAACAACGGGCCACTGATCTCCGACCGCGACGACGAGCTGGTGAAGGTCGGCAAGAAGGCCGGTGTGGACACCGCGGCCCCCGACCGGGGCGACGGCTACGGAGTGGCGCTGCGCTGGACCGCGCTGAACCCGGGCAAGTCCATGGACGCCGTCTTCGAGCTCAACAGGGCGAAGGACTTCACGGAGTTCCGCAAGGCGGCCGCTTCTTTTGAAGTGCCGTCCCAGAACCTGATCTACGCCGACACCGACGGCAACATCGGCTACCAGGCGCCCGGCCGGATCCCCAAGCGCGGCAAGGGCGACGGTTCGCTCCCCGCACCGGGCTGGGACCGTGCCTACCGCTGGACCGGCTACATCCCGCAGGACGCGCTGCCCTACGAGTACAACCCGAAGCGCGGCTACATCGTCACCGCCAACCAGGCCGTGATCGACGACCGCGACCAGGCCGACTACCCGTACAAGCTCACCTCGGACTGGGGCTACGGAGCGCGCAGCCAGCGGATCGACGACCTCATCCAGTCGAAGATCAAGAACGGCGGCAAGGTCTCCACCGAGGACATGCGCCTCATGCAGATGGACAACAGCAGCGAGATCGCCAAGCTGCTCGTGCCCAAGCTGCTGAAGATCGACGTCAAGGACAAGTACGTCCGCGAGGCGCAGAAGCTCCTCGAGGGCTGGGACTACACCCAGGACGCCGATTCCGCGGCCGCCGCGTACTTCAACTCGGTGTGGCGCAACATCCTCAAGCTGGCCATCGGCAACAAGCTCCCCAAGGAGCTGCGCGTCAAGGGCCAGTGCCTGAATGTCGAGCCGGCCGGCAACACCGGCCCGGCCGACGAGGGCAAGAAGGTCCGCGAGTGCGGTGAGCGCGACGCCGACTCGGCCCAGCCGGACGGCGGCGACCGGTACTACGAGGTGATCCGCAAGATCATCGACGACGAGACCAACGACTGGTGGAAGACGCCGGGGACCCGCACGGACGAGGCGACCAAGACCCGCGACCAGCTGTTCAAGCGGGCCCTGGAGGACGCGCGCTGGGACCTGACGGCCAAGCTCGGCAAGGACGTCGACTCCTGGAGCTGGGGCCGTCTGCACCGGCTGGAGCTGAAGAACCAGACCCTCGGCACCGAGGGCCCCGGCTGGCTGCAGTGGGTCCTCAACCGCGGCCCGTGGAACCTCGGCGGCGGCGAGGCGGCGGTCAACGCGACCGGCTGGAACGCGGCGGGCGGCTACGGAGTGCTCTGGGTGCCCTCCATGCGCATGGTGGTGAACCTCAAGGACCTCGACAAGTCCAAGTGGATCAACCTCACCGGCGCCTCGGGACACGCCTACAACGACCACTACACCGACCAGACGGAGAAGTGGACCAAGGGCGAACTGCTGCCGTGGGCGTTCACGGACAAGGCGGTCGAGGACAGCACCAGCGACAAGCTGGTCCTGCGTCCCTGA
- a CDS encoding potassium/proton antiporter: protein MTVHHLNQLLLVCSLVLLVAVAAVRISSRSGLPSLLLYLGIGIAMGQDGIGDVHFDNAELTQVIGYAALVVILAEGGLGTKWKEIKPALPAAAVLSTVGVAVSVGITAAGAHYLVGLEWRQAFIIGAVVSSTDAAAVFSVLRKVPLPSRVTGVLEAESGFNDAPVVILVVAFSTAGPVDDWYVLLGKIALELAIGAATGLAVGWLGAFGLRHVALPASGLYPIAVMAIAVAAYAAGAMAHGSGFLAVYLAAMALGNARLPHWPATRGFAEGLGWLAQIGMFVLLGLLVTPHDLLDDTWPAIVIGLVLTVVARPLEVVLSLLPFRVPWQEKALLSWAGLRGAVPIILATIPMVSGVDDSQRIFNIVFVLVVVYTLIQGPTLPWLARKLRLGDSSEAADLGIESAPLERLQGHLLSVDIPRESRMHGVEVAELRLPTGSAVTLVVRDGESFVPLPTTVLRRGDELLVVATDPVRDAAEKRLRAVGHGGKLASWLGTDGEKH from the coding sequence CTGACTGTCCACCACCTCAACCAGCTCCTGCTCGTCTGCTCGCTCGTTCTGCTCGTCGCCGTCGCGGCGGTCCGCATCTCGTCGCGCAGCGGGCTCCCCAGCCTGCTGCTGTACCTGGGCATCGGCATCGCCATGGGCCAGGACGGCATCGGCGACGTCCACTTCGACAACGCCGAACTGACGCAGGTCATCGGCTATGCCGCCCTGGTCGTGATCCTCGCGGAGGGCGGCCTCGGGACGAAGTGGAAAGAGATCAAACCCGCACTGCCCGCGGCGGCCGTGCTGTCGACCGTCGGCGTCGCGGTGAGCGTCGGCATCACCGCGGCGGGCGCCCACTACCTCGTGGGCCTGGAGTGGCGGCAGGCGTTCATCATCGGCGCGGTGGTCTCGTCCACGGACGCGGCCGCGGTCTTCTCGGTGCTGCGCAAGGTGCCGCTCCCCTCGCGCGTGACGGGTGTCCTGGAAGCGGAGTCGGGGTTCAACGATGCCCCTGTGGTGATCCTCGTCGTGGCGTTCTCCACGGCCGGACCGGTGGACGACTGGTACGTACTGCTCGGCAAGATCGCCCTGGAGCTGGCGATCGGTGCCGCGACAGGCCTCGCGGTCGGCTGGCTCGGCGCCTTCGGCCTGCGGCACGTGGCGCTGCCCGCCTCCGGCCTGTACCCCATCGCCGTCATGGCCATCGCCGTCGCCGCGTACGCAGCGGGCGCCATGGCACACGGCAGCGGGTTCCTCGCCGTCTACCTCGCGGCGATGGCGCTCGGCAACGCCAGGCTGCCCCACTGGCCGGCCACCCGCGGCTTCGCCGAAGGCCTCGGCTGGCTCGCCCAGATCGGCATGTTCGTCCTGCTCGGCCTGCTGGTCACCCCGCACGACCTGCTCGACGACACCTGGCCCGCGATCGTCATCGGCCTGGTCCTCACGGTGGTGGCACGCCCCCTGGAAGTCGTCCTCAGCCTGCTGCCGTTCCGTGTGCCCTGGCAGGAGAAGGCCCTGCTGTCCTGGGCCGGACTGCGCGGCGCCGTGCCCATCATCCTGGCGACGATCCCCATGGTGAGCGGCGTCGACGACAGCCAGCGGATCTTCAACATCGTCTTCGTCCTGGTCGTCGTCTACACCCTCATCCAGGGCCCGACGCTGCCCTGGCTGGCAAGGAAGCTGCGCCTCGGCGACTCCTCGGAGGCCGCCGACCTCGGCATCGAATCGGCGCCCCTTGAGCGCCTCCAGGGCCACCTGCTGTCGGTGGACATCCCCAGGGAGTCGCGCATGCACGGCGTAGAGGTGGCCGAGCTGCGGCTGCCGACGGGATCCGCGGTCACGCTCGTCGTGCGCGACGGCGAATCGTTCGTGCCGCTGCCGACGACGGTCCTGCGACGCGGCGACGAGCTCCTGGTCGTGGCGACCGACCCGGTGCGGGACGCAGCCGAGAAGCGGCTGCGCGCGGTCGGCCACGGCGGAAAGCTGGCCAGCTGGCTGGGAACCGACGGAGAAAAGCACTAA
- a CDS encoding MFS transporter encodes MASTVTESRPGYGQLLRTPRAWTFLLPGFAARQPFAMLTISIVLLVQHTTGSYGAAGAVSAATGVSMALFAPFSGKLADRFGQRAVLLPGVLVHSASVVTLTVLALSDAPLWALFVAAVPAGASTPQIGPMVRARWGVKLQDTPLATTAAAFESVTDELTFVLGPLLATALCTTIDPSAGLLTEAGLTLVGGLLFAAQKSTEPKPSAHDEHARVEHVSALRVPGVRVLIVTFLGIGAVFGGMQVSLAAFTESIGEPGLNGVLYGTFAAGNMLSGVICGAIAWKVSPQRRLLVGYTALTLMASGLWAAHSVLLLAGLGLLVGVCIAPALITGYTLVDKLVAPTGRTEAFTWLTGAVALGQAAAVTVAGQLEDRLWDGAGFLVPLGGTALALAVLVTLRSRLVPPAPGRTVARGVGHRVPVTVD; translated from the coding sequence GTGGCATCCACGGTCACCGAATCCCGCCCGGGCTACGGACAGCTCCTGCGCACCCCTCGCGCCTGGACGTTCCTGCTCCCCGGCTTCGCGGCGCGACAGCCGTTCGCGATGCTGACGATCTCCATCGTCCTGCTGGTGCAGCACACCACCGGCTCGTACGGTGCCGCGGGCGCCGTCTCGGCCGCCACCGGCGTCTCCATGGCGCTGTTCGCCCCCTTCAGCGGCAAGCTCGCCGACCGGTTCGGCCAGCGCGCCGTGCTGCTGCCCGGCGTCCTGGTCCACTCCGCCTCCGTCGTCACCCTGACGGTGCTCGCGCTCTCCGACGCCCCCCTGTGGGCCCTGTTCGTGGCCGCCGTGCCCGCGGGCGCCTCCACGCCGCAGATCGGCCCCATGGTGCGTGCCCGCTGGGGCGTCAAGCTCCAGGACACTCCCCTGGCCACCACGGCGGCCGCCTTCGAGTCGGTCACCGACGAGCTGACCTTCGTCCTCGGCCCGCTCCTCGCGACCGCGCTGTGCACCACCATCGACCCTTCCGCCGGACTCCTCACCGAGGCCGGACTCACGCTGGTCGGCGGCCTCCTGTTCGCCGCGCAGAAGAGCACCGAGCCCAAGCCGTCCGCTCACGACGAGCACGCGCGCGTGGAGCACGTCTCCGCACTGCGCGTCCCCGGAGTGCGGGTCCTCATCGTCACGTTCCTCGGCATCGGCGCCGTCTTCGGCGGCATGCAGGTCTCGCTGGCCGCGTTCACCGAGTCGATCGGCGAGCCCGGCCTGAACGGTGTCCTGTACGGCACCTTCGCGGCGGGCAACATGCTCTCCGGGGTCATCTGCGGCGCCATCGCCTGGAAGGTCTCCCCCCAGCGGCGCCTCCTGGTCGGCTACACCGCACTGACCCTGATGGCCTCCGGCCTGTGGGCCGCGCACTCCGTGCTGCTCCTCGCAGGGCTCGGCCTGCTGGTCGGCGTCTGCATCGCGCCCGCCCTGATCACCGGCTACACGCTGGTCGACAAGCTGGTCGCGCCGACCGGCCGCACGGAGGCCTTCACCTGGCTGACCGGCGCGGTCGCGCTCGGCCAGGCGGCGGCCGTGACGGTCGCGGGACAGCTGGAGGACCGCCTCTGGGACGGGGCCGGTTTCCTGGTCCCGCTGGGTGGCACGGCACTGGCCCTCGCGGTCCTCGTGACGCTGCGCTCGCGGCTCGTCCCCCCGGCTCCGGGGCGCACGGTGGCGCGTGGCGTCGGTCACCGCGTACCGGTGACGGTGGACTGA
- a CDS encoding FmdB family zinc ribbon protein: MPTYQYQCTECGEGLEAVQKFTDDALTVCPSCDGRLKKVFSAVGIVFKGSGFYRNDSRGSSSSSTPANAASKSGSGSSSSSSSTSDSKAASSSSSSDSKSSGSSSTSTSSSSAA, from the coding sequence GTGCCGACGTACCAGTACCAGTGCACCGAGTGCGGCGAGGGCCTCGAGGCGGTGCAGAAGTTCACCGATGACGCCCTGACCGTATGCCCCAGCTGCGACGGACGCCTCAAGAAGGTGTTCTCGGCGGTCGGCATCGTCTTCAAGGGCTCCGGGTTCTACCGCAACGACAGCCGCGGCTCGTCGTCGAGCAGCACGCCGGCGAACGCCGCGTCGAAGTCGGGATCCGGCTCGTCGTCGTCCTCCTCGTCGACGTCGGACTCGAAGGCTGCTTCGTCCTCCTCGTCCTCGGACTCCAAGTCGTCCGGCTCCTCCTCGACGTCCACGTCGTCGAGCTCGGCGGCGTAG
- a CDS encoding S-methyl-5'-thioadenosine phosphorylase, with protein sequence MVNTVNAARAEIGVVGGSGFYSFLDDVTEVQVDTPYGAPSDSLFLGEIAGRRVAFLPRHGRGHHLPPHRINYRANLWALRSVGVRQVLGPCAVGGLRAEYGPGTLLVPDQLVDRTQTRAQTYFDGAPLPDGSVPNVVHVSLADPYCPVGRAAAVRAARARDWEPVDGGTLVVIEGPRFSTRAESRWYAAQGWSVVGMTGHPEAALARELELCYTSLALVTDLDAGAETGEGVSHDEVLRVFAANVDRMRGVLFDAVAGLPEPTGGRGGGGRACLCAGALGGVDTGIRLP encoded by the coding sequence ATGGTGAACACGGTGAACGCCGCGCGGGCCGAGATCGGCGTCGTAGGCGGCTCCGGCTTCTACTCCTTCCTCGACGACGTGACCGAGGTCCAGGTCGACACCCCCTACGGCGCTCCGAGCGACTCCCTCTTCCTCGGTGAGATCGCAGGACGCCGGGTCGCCTTCCTGCCCCGGCACGGCCGCGGCCACCATCTGCCGCCGCACCGCATCAACTACCGTGCCAACCTGTGGGCATTGCGCTCCGTGGGCGTGCGCCAGGTCCTCGGACCGTGCGCGGTCGGCGGGCTGCGGGCCGAGTACGGGCCCGGCACGCTGCTCGTGCCCGACCAGCTCGTGGACCGCACGCAGACGCGCGCCCAGACGTACTTCGATGGGGCGCCGCTCCCCGACGGCAGCGTGCCGAACGTCGTCCACGTCTCGCTCGCCGACCCCTACTGCCCGGTGGGCCGCGCCGCCGCCGTACGGGCCGCGCGCGCCCGTGACTGGGAGCCGGTCGACGGCGGGACACTCGTCGTGATCGAGGGGCCGCGCTTCTCGACCCGGGCGGAATCGCGCTGGTACGCCGCGCAGGGCTGGTCAGTGGTGGGCATGACCGGCCACCCCGAGGCGGCGCTCGCCCGCGAACTGGAGCTCTGCTACACGTCCTTGGCGCTGGTCACGGACCTGGACGCGGGCGCCGAGACCGGCGAGGGCGTCTCGCACGACGAGGTCCTGCGGGTCTTCGCCGCCAACGTGGACCGGATGCGGGGCGTGCTGTTCGACGCGGTGGCGGGGCTGCCGGAGCCGACGGGGGGAAGGGGCGGGGGCGGTCGGGCGTGTCTGTGTGCGGGGGCGTTGGGCGGGGTGGATACGGGGATCCGGTTGCCGTGA
- a CDS encoding RcpC/CpaB family pilus assembly protein, protein MRVRGGYPRLGRLLRQRRRVMAVGLAMTAAALASTVPREAVPREAPAPHRVAATATAERSAATVTAPVRIADADTVRLLRPGDRVDVIAADGSPAGGAEPHTVASGARVTAVPEPGEGPAESGALVVLSVPRDTAARLAGAGTSARLAVTLR, encoded by the coding sequence GTGCGGGTCCGCGGCGGGTATCCGCGGCTGGGGCGGCTGCTGCGGCAGAGACGGCGGGTCATGGCCGTGGGGCTCGCGATGACCGCGGCGGCCCTGGCGAGCACGGTCCCGCGGGAGGCGGTGCCCCGAGAGGCACCCGCACCGCACCGGGTCGCGGCTACGGCCACAGCTGAACGCTCCGCGGCCACCGTGACCGCCCCCGTGCGCATCGCGGACGCGGACACCGTGCGACTGCTGCGCCCCGGCGACCGGGTCGACGTGATCGCCGCCGACGGATCGCCCGCGGGCGGCGCCGAGCCGCACACGGTGGCGTCGGGGGCACGGGTGACCGCCGTGCCCGAGCCGGGGGAAGGTCCCGCCGAGAGCGGCGCGTTGGTGGTGCTGTCCGTCCCGAGGGACACGGCCGCACGGCTGGCCGGAGCGGGGACGAGCGCGCGTCTGGCGGTGACCCTCCGATGA
- the mscL gene encoding large conductance mechanosensitive channel protein MscL, whose amino-acid sequence MVSAKKEPGVWDGFKAFLMRGNVVDLAVAVVIGAAFTNIVNSVVKGVINPLVGAFGTKDLDHYHSCLKSPCEMNEAGEVVKGIPIMWGTVLSAVLSFVITAAVVYFLMVLPMAKYLARVAAKRAEREGTKEVLEVSELEVLKEIRDELVAQRGSRPREE is encoded by the coding sequence GTGGTGAGCGCGAAGAAGGAACCGGGCGTTTGGGATGGCTTCAAGGCCTTCCTGATGCGCGGCAATGTCGTCGACCTGGCGGTCGCGGTGGTCATCGGAGCCGCCTTCACGAACATCGTGAACTCGGTGGTGAAGGGCGTCATCAACCCGCTCGTCGGCGCCTTCGGCACGAAGGACCTCGATCACTACCACTCGTGCCTGAAGTCTCCGTGCGAGATGAACGAAGCGGGGGAGGTCGTCAAGGGCATCCCGATCATGTGGGGCACCGTGCTCAGCGCGGTGCTCAGCTTCGTGATCACCGCGGCCGTCGTGTACTTCCTGATGGTGCTCCCCATGGCCAAGTACCTGGCACGGGTGGCCGCCAAGAGGGCCGAGAGGGAGGGCACGAAGGAGGTTCTCGAGGTCTCCGAGCTGGAGGTGCTCAAGGAGATCCGCGACGAGCTGGTGGCACAGCGCGGCTCACGGCCGCGCGAGGAGTAG